One genomic segment of Paenibacillus xylanexedens includes these proteins:
- a CDS encoding carbohydrate ABC transporter permease, translated as MSTAVKESRSDKLFLLCNYIYLTLALVIVLYPLLYIISASISDPKYVASGEMWLLPKGITFEGYARVFENTNIWIGYKNTIIYTVVGTIVNLIVTLPAAYALSRSDFVGRGFFMAMFMVTMFFGGGLVPSYLLVKDLGMVNSMWALILPGAASIWNIIVCRTFFQSTIPKELQEAAHIDGCTNTRLFIKIVLPLSMPIIAVMALFYGVGHWNSYFSAMIYLNDSSKYPLQLFLRQILVLQEMAAQGGGAIDTSSATAMNTKAEIAALVKYAVIIVATLPVIAVYPFLQRYFVQGVMIGSVKG; from the coding sequence ATGTCAACCGCAGTGAAAGAAAGCAGAAGTGATAAATTGTTCTTATTGTGTAATTACATCTATCTGACGTTAGCACTCGTCATTGTGCTGTATCCGCTGTTATACATCATCAGTGCTTCAATCAGTGATCCCAAATATGTAGCCTCCGGTGAGATGTGGCTACTGCCAAAAGGGATTACGTTTGAAGGTTACGCCCGGGTGTTTGAGAACACCAACATCTGGATTGGGTACAAAAATACGATTATCTATACCGTTGTAGGCACCATCGTTAACCTGATTGTTACACTACCGGCAGCCTATGCGCTCAGCCGCTCGGATTTTGTGGGACGTGGATTCTTCATGGCGATGTTTATGGTAACGATGTTCTTCGGCGGAGGGCTTGTCCCAAGTTACCTGTTGGTTAAGGATCTTGGTATGGTGAACAGCATGTGGGCACTTATTCTGCCTGGAGCTGCATCCATCTGGAATATTATCGTATGCCGGACGTTCTTCCAATCGACCATCCCCAAGGAGTTACAGGAAGCGGCGCATATTGATGGGTGTACCAACACCCGGTTGTTCATCAAGATTGTGCTCCCACTTTCGATGCCAATCATTGCAGTGATGGCGCTCTTCTATGGAGTCGGACACTGGAACAGCTATTTTAGTGCCATGATCTATCTGAATGATTCCTCCAAGTACCCGCTGCAGCTCTTTCTGCGCCAGATTCTGGTGCTCCAAGAAATGGCGGCTCAAGGGGGAGGCGCTATCGATACGTCTTCAGCAACGGCGATGAATACCAAAGCGGAGATCGCTGCACTGGTCAAATATGCTGTCATTATTGTTGCCACCCTGCCTGTCATTGCGGTGTATCCATTCCTTCAGCGTTACTTTGTACAGGGTGTTATGATCGGTTCCGTTAAGGGATGA
- a CDS encoding extracellular solute-binding protein produces MKKLRKASSITLCLTLFATLLAACGSTNEDGSTTSKVEGVKKEGFPIVDKTLTLKVMSQDAGVADWSTMPVLQEMEKLSGIKLEYQLSPIDSFETKKNLVFASGDLPDMFYAADLKPAEQVTYGSQGILIPLEKYIDEGYAPNIKKILDENPDVRKSFTTPDGHMYALPFIDKAAVWYRGPMWYNGEFLKALNVEEPKTTEELYTYLKRVKVEDPNGNGQQDEIPLTSVKLDDLRMFFFGFWGMYNEGIYSDKDGKVHYPYQEEGYRGYLTFMNRLWKEDLLDHETFSQTGDQKKAKGESNKLALFNDYHPYFTLGGEPSTDHPLMTPVKSEVADSPVYGKHPGMSARGTFAITSSNPSPEATMRWIDYLYSYEGATLFNQGPEGVLWQFKDKENHVKEWLPVPGGGDREEYRGKITPNFGILTPGINDPDVAKGLRTEFDEWIDQQNQEKLVPIGKAPFPNVYLTNEEQSEATALLSDLDTYVKQMEAKFVTGQEPLENWDKYIAQMEKMGSDRIIELYQGAYDRWNSGQ; encoded by the coding sequence ATGAAAAAGCTTCGCAAGGCTTCATCCATTACACTCTGTCTCACCTTATTCGCAACATTGCTTGCAGCTTGTGGTTCAACCAATGAAGATGGAAGCACGACCTCCAAAGTAGAGGGGGTCAAAAAAGAAGGTTTCCCCATTGTAGACAAAACGCTAACGTTAAAGGTCATGTCCCAAGATGCGGGCGTAGCCGATTGGAGCACCATGCCTGTGCTGCAAGAAATGGAGAAACTGTCGGGCATCAAGCTGGAGTACCAGCTCTCACCGATCGACAGCTTTGAAACGAAGAAAAATCTGGTTTTCGCGAGCGGAGACTTGCCGGATATGTTCTATGCTGCGGACCTCAAGCCAGCCGAACAGGTGACTTATGGCAGCCAGGGCATCCTGATCCCGTTGGAAAAATACATTGACGAAGGTTACGCCCCAAATATCAAAAAGATTCTCGATGAGAACCCGGATGTGCGCAAATCATTTACAACACCAGATGGACATATGTATGCACTCCCATTCATTGATAAAGCGGCTGTGTGGTATAGAGGGCCAATGTGGTACAACGGGGAATTCTTGAAGGCACTTAACGTAGAAGAGCCTAAGACCACGGAAGAATTGTATACCTATCTCAAGCGTGTAAAAGTAGAAGATCCCAATGGCAATGGCCAGCAAGATGAAATTCCGCTTACTTCTGTAAAACTGGATGATCTTCGCATGTTTTTCTTCGGCTTCTGGGGAATGTACAACGAAGGCATCTATTCCGATAAGGACGGTAAAGTTCACTATCCTTATCAAGAAGAGGGCTACAGAGGTTATCTTACATTCATGAACCGCTTGTGGAAGGAAGACTTGCTGGATCATGAGACCTTCTCTCAAACAGGTGATCAGAAAAAAGCAAAAGGTGAAAGCAACAAACTTGCACTGTTCAACGATTACCATCCATACTTCACGCTCGGCGGTGAGCCTAGCACGGATCATCCGCTGATGACACCGGTGAAGAGCGAGGTGGCAGATTCTCCGGTATACGGCAAGCATCCGGGCATGTCGGCTCGCGGTACTTTTGCTATTACGAGCAGCAACCCGTCACCCGAGGCGACGATGCGATGGATCGATTACTTATACAGCTATGAAGGTGCGACACTGTTCAATCAAGGTCCGGAAGGTGTGTTATGGCAATTCAAAGACAAGGAAAATCACGTTAAAGAGTGGCTCCCTGTTCCTGGCGGCGGTGATCGCGAGGAATACCGGGGTAAAATCACGCCGAACTTTGGTATCTTGACACCGGGCATTAATGATCCGGATGTAGCGAAGGGTCTACGCACCGAATTTGATGAGTGGATTGACCAGCAAAATCAAGAGAAGTTGGTACCTATCGGAAAAGCACCATTTCCTAACGTTTATTTGACGAATGAAGAGCAGAGCGAAGCAACCGCTCTATTGTCTGACCTGGATACGTACGTTAAACAGATGGAAGCGAAGTTTGTGACCGGCCAGGAACCACTTGAGAACTGGGATAAGTACATTGCACAGATGGAGAAAATGGGCAGTGACCGTATCATCGAACTGTATCAGGGGGCATATGACCGCTGGAATTCGGGGCAATAA